A stretch of the Paracoccus albus genome encodes the following:
- a CDS encoding TonB-dependent receptor — translation MTQRRYAHLMGGVAFVTLSLGCPTLALAQDGTTNPVIVLDTLVITGEKLSRSIDKTASSVAVVTAEDLEENSQIETVAEATADVPNLSYANTGGFAGAPTIRGQDSEGPNSGATAFFGGTQPRTSVNLDGHYLNYNEQVFSGTAVWDVDSIEVFRGPQTVAQGANSIAGAIIVNTKDPTFSPEGAVQLEYGSRNKRRVSAMYSAPIAKDLAARVALDYSARDTFIDYTSTAYQETDTGHDLESRNARVKLLWQPEELPGFEAKLTFSHSNTNRPTWEAATIPFEDRDSTATSNPSWAQRTNTTVLDLRYDAANGTTLTNRLQYSDGHTFRETVPETSGTAILDTKSISNETRATFGTEDDPISGVVGLYASRNEADEYLNFRGDSNYYDEKESLGIFSEVNWRFADRWILSGGLRYQRDHIVRNGESSFARTKLDYDEIFDAWLPKLSLAYEIRPDTTIGALISKGYNPGGTSLNLNNGVYYDYGAETVWNYELFGRARLLDDRLFLTGNLFYSEFDNAQRYVFAEVVGGLWSSYTINADKAKSYGLEVTADYHASDALRLKAGLGLLRTEITEFSDAIGDYEGTEFARAPRKTLTLGADWDITPDLRLSGNLRYTDGYYSDDANSDDRKVDSFTIANTRMTYTPRDNMELFAYVNNIFDENAATFMRPSATIGGYEATVTEPRELGVGLKVTF, via the coding sequence ATGACTCAGCGCAGATACGCGCATCTCATGGGCGGCGTTGCATTTGTCACGCTGTCACTGGGTTGCCCCACACTCGCCCTCGCACAGGACGGCACCACGAACCCGGTAATCGTCCTGGATACTTTGGTAATCACGGGCGAAAAACTCTCCCGCAGCATCGATAAGACGGCATCGTCGGTGGCCGTGGTCACGGCCGAGGATCTTGAAGAGAACTCGCAGATCGAAACCGTGGCCGAGGCGACAGCCGACGTCCCCAATCTCAGCTATGCCAATACCGGTGGCTTCGCAGGCGCGCCCACTATTCGTGGCCAGGACAGCGAGGGGCCCAATTCCGGCGCCACGGCGTTTTTCGGCGGCACGCAGCCGCGCACATCCGTCAATCTTGACGGGCATTACCTGAACTATAACGAGCAGGTCTTCAGCGGCACCGCCGTATGGGACGTTGACAGTATCGAGGTCTTCCGCGGACCCCAGACCGTCGCTCAGGGCGCGAATTCCATTGCCGGCGCCATTATCGTCAACACCAAAGACCCCACTTTCTCCCCTGAAGGGGCCGTGCAGCTGGAATATGGCAGCCGCAACAAGCGCCGGGTTTCGGCAATGTATTCGGCCCCCATTGCGAAGGATCTGGCGGCGCGCGTCGCACTGGACTATTCGGCGCGCGACACCTTTATCGACTATACCAGCACGGCCTATCAGGAAACCGACACCGGCCACGATCTTGAAAGCCGGAATGCGCGGGTCAAGCTGCTGTGGCAGCCCGAGGAACTGCCGGGTTTTGAGGCGAAGCTGACCTTCAGCCACAGCAACACGAACCGTCCGACCTGGGAAGCGGCGACCATTCCCTTTGAAGATCGCGACAGCACCGCGACCTCGAACCCATCATGGGCGCAGCGCACGAATACGACGGTGCTCGATCTTCGCTATGATGCCGCCAACGGCACAACGCTGACAAACCGGCTGCAATATTCCGACGGCCATACCTTCCGCGAAACCGTCCCCGAGACATCCGGCACCGCGATCCTTGATACCAAAAGCATCTCGAACGAGACCCGCGCCACTTTCGGCACCGAGGACGATCCGATCAGCGGCGTGGTGGGCCTTTATGCATCGCGCAACGAGGCCGATGAATACCTGAATTTCCGCGGCGACTCTAACTATTACGACGAAAAGGAAAGCCTCGGCATCTTTTCCGAGGTGAACTGGCGCTTCGCAGATCGCTGGATTCTGTCCGGCGGGCTGCGCTATCAGCGCGACCATATCGTGAGAAACGGTGAATCGTCCTTCGCCAGAACCAAGCTGGACTATGACGAAATCTTCGACGCCTGGCTTCCCAAGCTTTCGCTGGCCTATGAGATCCGGCCCGATACCACCATCGGCGCCTTGATCAGCAAAGGGTATAACCCCGGCGGCACGTCGCTGAACCTCAATAACGGCGTCTATTACGATTACGGCGCCGAAACGGTGTGGAACTATGAACTGTTCGGCCGCGCGCGGCTGCTGGATGATCGCCTGTTCCTGACCGGGAATCTGTTCTACAGCGAGTTTGACAACGCGCAGCGCTATGTCTTTGCAGAGGTCGTGGGCGGGCTGTGGTCGTCCTACACGATAAATGCCGACAAGGCGAAATCCTATGGGCTGGAGGTCACGGCAGACTATCACGCCAGCGACGCGCTGCGCCTCAAGGCCGGGCTTGGCCTGCTGAGGACCGAGATCACCGAGTTTTCAGATGCGATTGGCGATTATGAAGGCACCGAATTCGCCCGCGCGCCACGCAAGACGCTGACGCTCGGCGCCGACTGGGACATCACCCCGGACCTGCGCCTTTCGGGCAACCTGCGCTATACCGACGGATACTATTCCGATGACGCCAATTCGGATGATCGCAAGGTCGACAGCTTCACCATCGCCAATACGCGCATGACCTATACGCCGCGCGACAACATGGAGCTGTTTGCCTATGTCAACAACATCTTCGACGAGAACGCCGCCACCTTCATGCGCCCCTCTGCCACCATCGGCGGCTATGAGGCGACGGTAACGGAACCGCGCGAACTGGGCGTTGGCCTGAAGGTAACATTCTGA
- a CDS encoding FecCD family ABC transporter permease, translating into MTRGRRFWLAFGLAVLLLVMAASLAVGSRHIPLPVILDALRQPDPRNDLHLIVRELRVPRTLLAALAGAALGMAGAMMQALTRNPLAEPGLLGINAGAAMAVVLGIALFELSDIAGYVWFGFAGAGLAGAVVVLLGRAHDTGSDPIRLVLAGAGLSVVLGALTGILVLNAPLELFDALRKWTAGSMEGRGLDVAAVLAPAVLAGGLLAAGLAGNLNAIALGQDLGRTLGVRTGRVWVLSCLTVMLLAGAATAAVGPVGFVGLLAPHAARIICGPDHRLILPASGLIAAFLLLTADIMGRVLARPEEIAAGIVAAILGGPFFIILVRRFRLVGS; encoded by the coding sequence ATGACGCGCGGACGACGCTTCTGGCTGGCGTTCGGGCTGGCGGTCCTGTTACTAGTCATGGCCGCCAGTCTTGCGGTCGGGTCGCGCCATATCCCGCTGCCCGTTATCCTCGATGCACTGCGCCAGCCCGACCCCCGCAATGACCTGCATCTGATCGTCCGAGAGCTTCGTGTGCCGCGCACCCTGCTGGCAGCCTTGGCGGGTGCTGCGCTTGGCATGGCCGGGGCGATGATGCAGGCGCTGACCCGCAACCCGCTGGCCGAGCCGGGGCTTCTGGGCATCAATGCCGGCGCCGCGATGGCAGTGGTGCTGGGCATCGCGCTGTTCGAACTGTCAGATATTGCAGGCTATGTCTGGTTCGGCTTTGCCGGCGCCGGTCTCGCGGGTGCAGTCGTTGTCCTGCTGGGCCGGGCGCACGACACCGGCTCCGATCCGATCCGGCTGGTTCTGGCAGGTGCGGGATTGTCGGTGGTGCTGGGCGCGCTGACCGGCATTCTGGTGCTGAATGCCCCGTTGGAGCTTTTCGACGCCTTACGCAAATGGACCGCCGGCTCGATGGAGGGACGCGGGCTTGATGTGGCGGCGGTGCTGGCACCGGCGGTATTGGCAGGCGGATTGCTGGCAGCCGGGCTGGCGGGCAACCTGAACGCCATCGCATTGGGTCAGGATCTGGGACGAACGCTTGGGGTCAGGACCGGGCGGGTCTGGGTGCTTTCCTGTCTGACGGTGATGTTGCTGGCAGGCGCCGCGACGGCGGCGGTCGGGCCCGTCGGCTTTGTCGGGTTGCTGGCACCCCATGCGGCGCGGATCATTTGCGGGCCGGACCACCGGCTGATCCTGCCGGCCTCGGGCCTGATCGCAGCTTTCCTGCTGCTGACGGCCGACATCATGGGCCGCGTCCTTGCCCGGCCAGAGGAGATCGCCGCCGGAATTGTCGCAGCCATCCTTGGTGGGCCGTTCTTCATCATCCTTGTGCGCCGCTTTCGGCTGGTGGGATCATGA
- the fepB gene encoding Fe2+-enterobactin ABC transporter substrate-binding protein has product MFRTLFLIAVALPFALYAQDTGWPRDIAHDTGELTLEQAPQRIVSTSPSLTGILLAIDAPLVATAATAVGPLTDDKGFFHQWAQAADAQGVAVLYPNLQFDIEALIGATPDLVVASSTGGDSGLDYMAELDALGIPAIALNYADQSWPEMARMLGRATGREQQAEEAIASFAAYSSDATARIAVPKGGASIVGYDIGGSWSIGKSDSPQAEILTALGFTVEPLPENLRGAVTRSSDFDFISRENLSAAITGETVFLLAGDERDVAAFMADPVLANHPAVLSGRVYPLGKSSFRIDPYSGRQMIDTVLEHLPTQ; this is encoded by the coding sequence ATGTTTCGCACCCTGTTTCTGATCGCGGTGGCCCTGCCCTTCGCCCTTTATGCGCAGGATACCGGCTGGCCGCGCGATATTGCGCATGACACGGGCGAACTGACGCTTGAACAGGCGCCGCAGCGGATTGTTTCAACCTCGCCCAGCCTGACCGGAATCCTGCTGGCCATTGACGCGCCGCTTGTCGCGACGGCAGCAACGGCTGTCGGGCCGCTGACGGACGACAAGGGTTTTTTCCACCAATGGGCGCAGGCTGCAGACGCGCAGGGGGTGGCGGTGCTCTATCCCAACCTGCAATTCGATATCGAAGCACTGATCGGCGCCACGCCGGATCTGGTCGTCGCCTCATCAACCGGGGGCGATAGCGGGCTGGACTATATGGCCGAACTGGATGCACTTGGTATCCCGGCCATTGCGTTGAACTATGCCGATCAAAGCTGGCCAGAGATGGCGCGGATGCTGGGCCGGGCAACCGGCCGGGAACAGCAGGCCGAAGAGGCAATCGCCAGCTTCGCGGCATATTCATCCGACGCAACGGCCCGGATCGCAGTGCCGAAGGGCGGCGCCAGCATCGTCGGCTATGATATCGGCGGAAGCTGGTCCATCGGCAAGTCCGACAGCCCGCAGGCAGAAATCCTGACCGCGCTAGGCTTCACGGTCGAACCGCTGCCCGAAAATCTGCGCGGTGCGGTCACCCGATCATCGGATTTCGACTTTATCTCTCGTGAAAACCTGTCGGCTGCGATCACCGGCGAGACGGTGTTTCTGCTGGCCGGGGACGAACGCGACGTGGCGGCCTTCATGGCCGATCCGGTTCTGGCCAACCATCCGGCGGTCCTGTCGGGCCGGGTCTATCCGCTTGGCAAAAGCTCTTTCCGTATCGATCCCTATTCGGGGCGCCAGATGATCGACACGGTGCTGGAGCATCTGCCCACACAATGA
- a CDS encoding FecCD family ABC transporter permease, with translation MNGSFRALRLGSLSVLFRPRVALICALLFMVLLALAVLLMGTGTMPLPVAELLAILGGTGDNPAAEQIVMRVRLPRLLTGAFVGASLGMAGAMFQSVARNPLGSPDVIGFTTGAATGAIVQIVMFGAGPLATALAAMISGVATAAAVFLLSRKGGSAGGQRLVLVGIGIGATLSGLNTMLVVMGNLDRAMAAQVWLAGSLNMRTWWHVLPANMGFLLIAPIACWHGRRLSLLDMGDDMARQLGVATEKTRLVAVLAAVSLTSVATAAAGPITFVALAAPQLVRRLTRAPEIPMLPAALMGSVLLLAADLLSQRIAGNLVMPIGLTTGLLGGLYILWLLTRTGRR, from the coding sequence ATGAACGGGTCGTTCCGGGCCTTGCGGCTGGGTTCGCTGTCTGTGCTTTTCCGCCCTCGTGTGGCGCTGATCTGTGCGCTGCTTTTCATGGTTCTGCTGGCTCTTGCCGTCCTGTTGATGGGAACCGGGACGATGCCGCTGCCTGTGGCCGAGCTTCTGGCGATACTTGGCGGGACAGGCGACAATCCTGCCGCCGAACAGATTGTCATGAGGGTTCGTTTGCCCCGGCTGCTGACCGGCGCGTTTGTCGGGGCTTCACTTGGGATGGCGGGGGCGATGTTTCAGTCAGTCGCGCGCAACCCGCTGGGATCGCCCGATGTGATCGGCTTTACCACCGGCGCGGCGACGGGGGCGATTGTGCAGATTGTTATGTTCGGCGCGGGCCCGCTGGCGACGGCGCTTGCCGCTATGATCTCTGGCGTGGCGACGGCGGCGGCTGTCTTTCTGCTGTCGCGCAAAGGCGGGTCAGCAGGGGGGCAGCGGCTGGTGCTGGTCGGAATCGGCATCGGGGCGACGCTGTCGGGACTGAACACGATGCTGGTTGTGATGGGCAACCTGGACCGGGCCATGGCCGCACAGGTCTGGCTGGCCGGGTCGCTGAATATGCGGACATGGTGGCATGTGCTGCCAGCCAACATGGGATTTCTGCTGATTGCGCCCATTGCATGCTGGCACGGCCGCCGCCTGAGCCTGCTGGATATGGGCGACGACATGGCCCGTCAACTGGGCGTCGCGACCGAAAAAACGCGGCTGGTGGCGGTTCTGGCGGCGGTCAGCCTGACCTCGGTAGCGACGGCGGCGGCCGGGCCAATCACCTTTGTGGCACTTGCTGCACCACAGCTTGTGCGGCGGCTGACCCGAGCGCCAGAGATCCCGATGCTGCCTGCCGCGCTGATGGGTTCGGTTCTGCTGCTGGCCGCCGATCTGCTGAGCCAGCGGATCGCTGGAAATCTTGTGATGCCAATCGGCCTGACGACAGGTCTGCTAGGCGGGCTTTACATCTTGTGGCTCCTAACCCGGACCGGGCGGCGCTAA
- a CDS encoding NtaA/DmoA family FMN-dependent monooxygenase (This protein belongs to a clade of FMN-dependent monooxygenases, within a broader family of flavin-dependent oxidoreductases, the luciferase-like monooxygenase (LMM) family, some of whose members use coenzyme F420 rather than FMN.) has protein sequence MAERKRQLTIGLSLTATWLKGASEHRNVDEDPVAFNVRLAQMAETAKLDFVFKPDTLFVPPGTPAKGAAPLDPTLALTAVALNTSHIGLVTTISTSFNPPYVTARQLQSLHWMSGGRAGWNIVTSLEGAGNFGAAEMPPPEARYRKAAEFVDTVKALWRSNPPQDLADGRPLPPVNHRGEFFHVDGPLNIAGHPAGDPPLFQAGASDRGRSFAASVADAIFAATPDMAAAQELRADLRRRAVAAGRPADAIRVLPGLYFFIAETREEAWALHRRAHDHFTREQRLEKLRMVLGIDLSHLPDEQILTAEDLPGCDHPVRSRTHADLLRRHILENRPTLGEVLHRPEVVGSAHWVAVGTVEDVLAEIVSWHDEGAIDGFIALPGGSEESMRLFFDQLMRRLADMGLFRNDYGAKTLAEHLLKVDAKMS, from the coding sequence ATGGCGGAACGGAAGAGGCAGCTTACGATCGGGCTCAGCCTGACAGCGACCTGGCTGAAAGGGGCGTCGGAGCATCGCAACGTCGATGAGGACCCGGTGGCCTTCAACGTCAGGCTCGCGCAGATGGCCGAAACCGCAAAGCTGGATTTCGTGTTCAAACCCGACACGTTGTTTGTCCCGCCCGGCACGCCTGCCAAGGGTGCCGCACCTCTCGACCCAACGCTTGCGCTGACAGCAGTTGCGCTGAATACCAGCCATATCGGTTTGGTCACAACCATCTCGACCAGCTTCAACCCGCCATATGTCACCGCCCGGCAATTGCAGTCGCTGCATTGGATGAGCGGCGGGCGGGCCGGCTGGAACATTGTCACTTCGCTTGAGGGTGCGGGGAATTTTGGTGCGGCAGAGATGCCACCACCCGAGGCGCGATATCGCAAGGCCGCGGAATTTGTCGATACTGTCAAGGCACTGTGGAGATCCAATCCTCCGCAGGATCTGGCCGATGGCCGGCCCTTGCCGCCGGTCAACCACAGGGGTGAGTTCTTCCACGTCGACGGGCCGTTGAATATCGCGGGTCACCCCGCCGGCGATCCGCCGCTGTTTCAGGCCGGGGCCTCGGATCGGGGCCGCAGCTTCGCCGCCAGTGTCGCCGACGCAATTTTCGCGGCGACACCCGATATGGCTGCCGCACAGGAATTGCGGGCCGATCTGCGCCGCCGCGCTGTTGCCGCCGGCCGTCCCGCCGATGCGATCCGGGTGCTGCCGGGTCTGTATTTCTTCATCGCCGAAACGCGGGAAGAGGCATGGGCACTGCACCGCCGCGCACATGATCATTTCACCCGTGAACAGCGGCTGGAAAAGCTGCGCATGGTCCTGGGCATCGACCTATCGCATCTGCCCGACGAACAGATTCTGACAGCCGAGGATCTGCCCGGATGCGACCACCCTGTCCGAAGCCGCACCCATGCCGACCTGCTGCGCCGACACATCCTTGAGAACCGCCCGACACTCGGCGAGGTCCTGCACCGCCCCGAAGTCGTCGGCTCGGCCCATTGGGTCGCCGTCGGCACGGTCGAGGATGTGCTGGCCGAGATCGTATCCTGGCACGATGAGGGCGCCATAGACGGCTTCATCGCGCTGCCCGGCGGGTCAGAGGAGTCGATGCGGCTTTTCTTCGATCAGCTTATGCGGCGGCTTGCAGATATGGGGCTGTTTCGGAACGACTATGGCGCCAAAACGCTTGCCGAGCACCTGTTAAAGGTTGACGCAAAGATGTCTTGA